A stretch of the Bacillus sp. B-jedd genome encodes the following:
- a CDS encoding nuclease-related domain-containing protein, whose product MIALARVIPYSIRKREALKRRIPDHSEELPNLLEHLRMEWAGYNGEKSLDYPLGLLDADKYHIFHGLRIEEKSYTFQLDTYLLSENFSVILDSKKWGGEVFFKLSPKQVHRSVNGTIVPMQNPIEQTKNQQYNLKRWLAENKLSPIPIEGYGIFNQNTIVTIDKGYYEAEKYIHKTDYLLSVIRKLETLYKTPVLTPKELLKVKKRLLAKHTPLQKNILKTYHMEAASLKKGVFCPHCDYLGMVYKWGEWQCPSCRQKSKDAHLHALEDYYLLIGPAITNKQLREFLNLSSISVATKLLVSLNLKKTGKNKTTVYMLPDFGLTS is encoded by the coding sequence ATGATAGCCTTGGCAAGGGTAATTCCTTACTCGATTCGAAAAAGAGAAGCGCTGAAAAGAAGGATTCCTGACCATTCAGAAGAGTTACCGAATTTACTGGAGCATTTACGTATGGAGTGGGCCGGCTACAATGGAGAGAAGTCGCTGGATTATCCGCTTGGCCTCCTGGATGCGGACAAGTACCACATTTTCCATGGTTTGCGGATAGAGGAGAAAAGCTACACCTTCCAGCTCGATACATACTTACTATCCGAGAACTTCTCAGTCATTCTAGATTCGAAAAAATGGGGAGGCGAGGTCTTTTTTAAACTAAGTCCAAAGCAGGTCCACCGTTCAGTAAATGGCACGATTGTTCCAATGCAGAACCCAATCGAGCAAACAAAAAACCAGCAATACAATCTGAAAAGATGGCTGGCCGAAAATAAGCTTTCCCCGATTCCAATCGAAGGATATGGGATTTTTAATCAAAATACGATCGTTACAATTGATAAAGGTTACTATGAAGCTGAAAAGTATATCCATAAAACCGACTATCTTCTTTCGGTCATACGCAAGCTTGAAACCCTCTACAAAACTCCTGTCCTCACTCCTAAAGAGCTTCTCAAGGTCAAGAAGCGCCTTCTCGCAAAACATACTCCTTTGCAAAAAAACATTCTAAAAACTTATCATATGGAAGCCGCAAGCCTAAAGAAAGGTGTCTTCTGCCCTCATTGCGACTATCTTGGCATGGTATATAAATGGGGGGAATGGCAATGTCCCAGCTGTCGCCAAAAATCGAAGGATGCCCACCTGCATGCGCTTGAGGATTACTATCTACTAATTGGCCCCGCCATAACGAATAAACAGCTGAGGGAGTTTTTAAACCTCTCTTCGATTAGTGTTGCAACGAAGCTGCTTGTTTCTTTAAACCTTAAAAAGACTGGCAAAAATAAAACGACGGTTTATATGCTGCCTGATTTTGGACTGACTTCCTAG
- the spoIID gene encoding stage II sporulation protein D, translating into MKNMKPFILLASLLFAVTLLIPALLVLPYQNGKADGKLGEQPLQAPNEEASGKGADPAVEVAVYRTGKKEIVKLPLNKYLEGVVAAEMPAEFEKEALKAQALTARTYIVTQLLTKDKMGLPKGAQVSDTGQLHQEFKSDDELKRIWGSDYSWKKKKIAEAVKATDGQILTYDGKAITATFFSTSNGFTENSEDYWSHAFPYLRSVESPWDKKSPKYKSQLSLSAADFEKRLGVKIGSSGEIGVIKGRTAGNRISKVDFNGKILTGKQIRERLDLRSSDFSWERRGNDIIITTRGFGHGVGMSQYGANGMAAEGKTYEDIVKYYYKGVAISPAEGMLATITAGK; encoded by the coding sequence ATGAAAAATATGAAACCTTTCATTCTACTAGCATCTTTACTTTTTGCGGTTACGCTACTCATCCCGGCTTTGCTCGTCCTTCCTTATCAAAATGGGAAAGCGGACGGCAAACTCGGTGAACAGCCGCTGCAAGCCCCAAATGAGGAAGCAAGCGGAAAAGGAGCTGATCCCGCAGTGGAAGTAGCAGTGTATCGAACCGGCAAAAAAGAGATTGTAAAGCTGCCGCTTAATAAATATCTCGAAGGGGTGGTGGCCGCCGAAATGCCGGCGGAGTTTGAGAAGGAGGCGCTGAAAGCCCAAGCCCTCACGGCGCGGACGTACATTGTCACCCAGCTGCTTACGAAAGATAAAATGGGACTGCCTAAAGGGGCACAGGTGAGCGACACCGGACAGCTGCATCAGGAATTCAAAAGCGACGATGAACTAAAACGGATTTGGGGTTCAGATTATAGCTGGAAAAAGAAAAAGATTGCCGAGGCCGTAAAAGCGACCGACGGGCAAATTCTTACTTATGACGGAAAGGCAATAACAGCGACCTTTTTCTCGACGAGCAATGGCTTCACCGAAAACTCCGAGGATTACTGGTCGCATGCTTTTCCATATTTACGAAGCGTCGAAAGCCCGTGGGATAAAAAGTCGCCGAAGTACAAAAGCCAATTGAGCCTGTCCGCCGCTGATTTTGAAAAAAGGCTTGGGGTCAAAATTGGCAGTTCCGGTGAGATTGGCGTAATTAAGGGGCGGACAGCCGGCAATCGCATCAGCAAGGTGGATTTCAACGGTAAAATTCTGACTGGCAAGCAAATCCGCGAGCGGCTCGACCTCCGTTCTTCCGACTTCTCGTGGGAGCGGCGCGGCAATGACATCATCATTACGACACGCGGCTTCGGCCACGGCGTCGGTATGAGCCAGTACGGTGCAAACGGCATGGCAGCCGAAGGGAAAACCTACGAAGACATCGTGAAATACTACTACAAAGGCGTTGCCATCAGCCCCGCAGAAGGCATGCTCGCCACGATAACCGCGGGGAAATAA
- a CDS encoding DUF6843 domain-containing protein, which yields MDKFFIKLKSALYTTLTMGVLLLVVPGFLSGSLGGTVVVIGIMLLITMIGNMVIAIPVSYLADLLTRRLGSFRFPAAGLIHIAVGILPVILLDEIAIYTIADALIYFLFTEWQQSKGSFKWSARAAISGASVAAIVAAAFVSIPTLVAIFQDRTHDAYLIPKGFEGEMKIVHGIDRAPKQKTKDGYDIVKVDEAGYGITSKPLTTALIEDKYYYVDKKGKKEEINKDCISVGGRNAIAGDDYQYNYEALYVTSKMCGKVFKQNGQKYFGEKLQIEEILFKEGLAKMTDYGYTILPQK from the coding sequence ATGGATAAATTTTTTATCAAACTTAAATCCGCTTTATATACGACGCTGACAATGGGAGTGCTGCTCCTGGTCGTTCCAGGCTTCCTGTCAGGCTCCCTTGGAGGAACAGTTGTAGTCATTGGCATCATGCTCCTCATCACCATGATTGGGAATATGGTCATTGCCATCCCGGTATCTTATTTAGCAGACTTATTAACCCGCCGGCTGGGCAGTTTCCGTTTTCCGGCTGCTGGATTGATCCATATTGCGGTCGGTATTTTGCCAGTGATTTTACTCGATGAAATAGCCATTTATACCATTGCCGACGCGCTGATTTACTTCCTGTTTACCGAGTGGCAGCAGTCTAAGGGCTCCTTCAAATGGTCTGCCAGGGCTGCCATTTCCGGAGCAAGTGTAGCTGCCATTGTCGCGGCCGCTTTTGTTTCAATTCCAACGCTCGTGGCGATCTTTCAGGATCGGACACATGATGCGTACCTGATTCCAAAGGGCTTTGAAGGGGAAATGAAAATCGTTCACGGCATCGATCGTGCCCCTAAGCAAAAAACAAAAGACGGCTATGATATTGTGAAGGTTGATGAAGCAGGCTATGGGATTACTTCAAAGCCGCTCACGACAGCTCTAATTGAGGATAAATATTATTATGTCGACAAAAAAGGAAAGAAAGAAGAAATCAACAAAGATTGCATCTCGGTAGGCGGCAGGAATGCCATCGCTGGAGATGATTATCAATATAACTACGAAGCATTGTACGTAACATCCAAAATGTGCGGTAAAGTCTTCAAGCAAAATGGCCAAAAATATTTTGGCGAAAAGCTGCAAATCGAAGAGATTCTATTCAAAGAAGGCCTCGCGAAAATGACTGACTACGGTTATACCATTTTGCCGCAGAAATAG
- the murA gene encoding UDP-N-acetylglucosamine 1-carboxyvinyltransferase — MEKIIVRGGNRLNGTVKVEGAKNSVLPVLAATLLASDGKSIIRDVPTLSDVYTINEVLRHLNAEVVFENNQVVVDASRELKEEAPFEYVRKMRASVLVMGSLLARNGRARVALPGGCAIGSRPIDQHLKGFEAMGAKVQVGNGFIEAEVDGRLKGARIYLDFPSVGATENIMMAATLAEGTTILENVAKEPEIVDLANLLNKMGAKVVGAGTGTIRIEGVDVLFGADHAIIPDRIEAGTFMVAAAITQGNVLVKGAVPEHLSSLIAKMEEMGITILEEEDGVRVIGPEKLKAVDIKTMPHPGFPTDMQSQMMALLLRAEGTSMITETVFENRFMHVEEFRRMNADIKIEGRSVIIPGASNLQGAEVAATDLRAAAALILTGLVAEGNTRVTELKHLDRGYVDFHLKLAALGADVERVNDTVEVMVEAQETLVSDMNA; from the coding sequence TTGGAAAAAATCATCGTCCGCGGCGGAAATAGGCTTAATGGAACGGTCAAAGTAGAAGGGGCCAAAAATTCTGTACTGCCTGTACTCGCTGCAACACTATTGGCAAGTGATGGAAAAAGTATCATAAGAGATGTGCCTACTCTCTCCGATGTATATACGATCAACGAGGTATTACGTCATTTAAACGCAGAAGTCGTTTTTGAAAATAATCAAGTTGTTGTAGATGCATCAAGAGAGCTGAAAGAAGAGGCGCCATTTGAATATGTCCGTAAAATGCGCGCTTCTGTACTGGTTATGGGCTCATTGTTAGCCCGGAACGGCCGTGCGCGTGTGGCATTGCCAGGAGGCTGCGCAATTGGGTCCCGCCCGATTGACCAGCATCTGAAAGGCTTTGAAGCAATGGGCGCGAAAGTTCAAGTCGGTAACGGTTTTATTGAAGCGGAAGTTGACGGCCGCTTAAAGGGAGCAAGGATTTACCTTGATTTCCCAAGCGTCGGTGCGACGGAAAATATTATGATGGCAGCAACGCTTGCAGAAGGCACAACCATCCTTGAGAATGTTGCAAAAGAGCCTGAAATTGTCGACCTTGCCAATCTGTTGAACAAGATGGGTGCCAAGGTTGTCGGTGCCGGCACTGGGACAATCAGGATCGAAGGCGTAGATGTATTATTTGGTGCCGATCACGCAATTATACCTGACCGGATTGAAGCCGGAACATTTATGGTCGCCGCGGCGATTACGCAAGGAAACGTCCTTGTGAAAGGTGCTGTTCCAGAACATTTATCTTCCTTGATCGCAAAAATGGAGGAAATGGGAATCACCATCCTCGAAGAAGAGGATGGCGTAAGGGTCATCGGTCCTGAAAAGCTGAAGGCCGTTGATATCAAAACAATGCCTCACCCGGGATTCCCTACTGATATGCAGTCGCAAATGATGGCATTGCTCCTTCGCGCAGAAGGAACAAGCATGATTACGGAAACGGTTTTTGAAAACCGCTTTATGCATGTCGAAGAATTCCGCCGCATGAATGCCGATATTAAGATTGAAGGCCGTTCAGTCATCATTCCTGGTGCTTCAAATCTCCAGGGTGCCGAAGTCGCAGCCACAGATCTCCGTGCTGCCGCAGCATTGATCCTGACTGGATTGGTGGCAGAAGGTAACACGAGGGTAACTGAACTGAAGCATCTCGATCGCGGATATGTCGATTTCCACTTGAAGCTGGCGGCTCTAGGAGCAGATGTCGAGCGCGTAAACGACACGGTCGAGGTTATGGTGGAAGCTCAAGAGACGCTTGTATCAGATATGAACGCATAA
- a CDS encoding YwmB family TATA-box binding protein → MKMNLILSLFAIIGFVVLEHGNKTIVAESAPDLVKLVAALEAEGSLLEEWSVYSREVIEDSNSPGELEAYAAELRTLFPDWEWSISSKGQIWEAKAVSPVSSFGREYLQLISTRTPHKANAYIIYKVTGGKWNGNSAAFLKSGKFMQRHNDIFRGKPPIFSCAKGSFGDKMEAALPEKVNNILSRLNAAETEGIREENFISISAFSSEFADPFKNGMNLQVAVRTGGGEGATVTVGTPIITVEY, encoded by the coding sequence ATGAAAATGAATCTGATTTTATCATTATTTGCCATTATTGGTTTTGTTGTGTTGGAACATGGGAATAAGACGATTGTAGCTGAAAGTGCACCGGATCTTGTTAAGCTGGTGGCTGCATTGGAAGCGGAAGGCAGTTTGCTTGAGGAGTGGTCGGTTTATTCACGGGAGGTTATTGAGGACTCCAATTCACCCGGGGAATTGGAGGCGTATGCCGCTGAGCTTCGGACCCTTTTTCCTGATTGGGAATGGTCAATCTCCTCTAAAGGCCAAATATGGGAAGCTAAGGCAGTTTCTCCAGTTTCCAGCTTTGGCCGCGAGTATCTTCAATTAATTTCTACCCGCACACCCCATAAGGCAAATGCGTATATAATATATAAGGTGACCGGCGGAAAATGGAATGGCAATAGTGCGGCCTTTTTGAAATCAGGAAAATTCATGCAGCGCCATAATGACATATTTCGTGGCAAACCGCCAATTTTCTCTTGTGCTAAAGGGTCTTTCGGTGATAAAATGGAAGCGGCTTTACCTGAAAAAGTAAATAACATTTTGTCTAGGTTAAATGCTGCTGAAACTGAAGGAATTAGAGAAGAAAATTTCATATCCATATCGGCATTCTCATCAGAATTTGCCGATCCTTTTAAGAATGGCATGAATTTGCAAGTTGCTGTTCGAACGGGTGGGGGAGAAGGCGCGACTGTGACAGTTGGCACCCCTATCATTACGGTTGAATATTAA
- a CDS encoding DUF1146 family protein: MVGGFGAESIVGIFTHLVCIALAWWALQALNFDRLLRANRVIQARVLYILLSIVIGSAVSNFFLDYLLLSRQLPAVFD; encoded by the coding sequence ATGGTAGGGGGATTTGGGGCAGAATCAATAGTGGGTATTTTTACCCATCTTGTTTGTATAGCACTTGCCTGGTGGGCGCTTCAGGCGTTAAATTTTGACAGGCTGCTCAGGGCAAACCGGGTAATCCAGGCCCGCGTTTTATATATATTGCTGTCCATTGTCATCGGTTCGGCTGTTAGCAATTTCTTTCTTGATTACCTTCTTTTATCAAGGCAGCTGCCAGCGGTTTTTGACTAA
- the galU gene encoding UTP--glucose-1-phosphate uridylyltransferase GalU produces MKKVRKAIIPAAGLGTRFLPATKAMPKEMLPIVDKPTIQYIVEEAIESGIEDIIIVTGKGKRAIEDHFDHAFELEQNLLEKEKFDLLEKVQASSKMVDIHYIRQKEPRGLGHAVWCARNFIGDEPFAVLLGDDIVQAEVPCLKQLMNQYDETLSSVIGVQRVPETETHRYGIIDPLEEFNRRYQVRQFVEKPKPGTAPSNLAIIGRYILNPEIFMFLDRQEIGAGGEIQLTDAIQSLNEIQRVFAYEFEGKRFDVGEKLGFIETTLEFALQMPELKDDLLEFMKKKLDQY; encoded by the coding sequence ATGAAAAAGGTTAGAAAGGCAATTATTCCGGCTGCCGGGCTGGGCACCCGCTTTCTCCCGGCAACAAAAGCAATGCCTAAAGAAATGCTTCCAATCGTTGATAAACCGACCATCCAGTACATTGTCGAAGAGGCAATTGAATCGGGCATTGAGGATATTATTATCGTGACTGGTAAAGGCAAGCGGGCGATTGAGGACCATTTCGACCATGCCTTCGAGCTGGAACAAAATCTGCTTGAAAAAGAAAAATTCGATCTGCTCGAGAAAGTCCAAGCGTCTTCGAAGATGGTCGATATCCACTATATTCGCCAAAAAGAGCCGCGCGGACTTGGCCATGCCGTTTGGTGCGCGAGAAACTTTATCGGCGATGAACCGTTTGCTGTCCTGCTCGGCGACGATATTGTCCAGGCAGAGGTTCCTTGCTTGAAACAACTGATGAACCAATACGATGAAACCCTTTCATCTGTTATCGGCGTCCAGCGTGTGCCTGAAACAGAGACTCATCGTTATGGAATCATCGACCCTCTTGAAGAATTCAACAGGCGGTACCAGGTCAGGCAGTTTGTTGAAAAACCGAAGCCGGGCACAGCGCCATCGAATCTTGCTATTATCGGCCGTTATATTCTGAATCCTGAGATCTTCATGTTCCTTGACAGGCAAGAAATCGGCGCCGGGGGAGAAATCCAGCTGACTGACGCGATTCAGAGCTTGAATGAAATTCAACGCGTATTCGCTTATGAGTTTGAAGGAAAGCGGTTCGACGTCGGTGAAAAACTTGGTTTTATCGAAACAACCCTGGAATTTGCTTTGCAAATGCCTGAATTAAAAGATGACCTGCTTGAATTTATGAAAAAGAAGCTCGATCAGTATTAA
- the nuoN gene encoding NADH-quinone oxidoreductase subunit NuoN, whose protein sequence is MELTDLLAYNWGVMMPEFIILGTVALLVILDLFLGKNFDRKLFGWIAIAAIISAGIALVGMLDTPVTSILEDTYRLDSFSKAFKLILLAGSVFVMLLAMNYNPKDGFAEYRGEFFYLFLAALLGGMIMSSSGDLITLFVGLELLSIPSYILAGMRRNQLASNESAMKYVINGGISSAITLFGMSYVYGLSGSTNLITIARTLSTNADSQHIYLLGLAFFMIFVGLSFKLAAAPFHMWAPDVYQGAPTPVTAFLSVVSKAAGFIILVRIMFTVFLMAVSDGPGTMPILFKLQDYIAFLAAATMIIGNVIALRQRNIKRLFAYSSIAHAGYILVAFTSLNYLTFDAIWFYLVAYLFMNMGAFAVIQLMSETTGSEEIKDFAGFYKKAPLLATAFGILLLSLAGFPGTAGFIGKVNIFMSAFYDKSNPHYVLASIMIATTVVSYVYYFGILTQMFFRPAADTKTLKIPAGILATVGITVVASILFGILPNIALDFLHGNFNGFVDFLE, encoded by the coding sequence ATGGAACTCACTGATTTGTTAGCGTATAACTGGGGAGTCATGATGCCAGAGTTCATCATTCTCGGCACAGTTGCACTTTTGGTTATTCTGGATTTGTTCCTAGGGAAGAATTTTGATCGGAAGCTGTTCGGCTGGATTGCCATCGCTGCCATCATTTCGGCAGGAATCGCCCTCGTCGGTATGTTGGATACGCCAGTCACATCCATACTTGAAGATACGTACAGGCTAGACTCCTTTAGCAAGGCATTCAAGCTGATTCTCCTTGCCGGGTCGGTCTTCGTCATGCTTCTCGCGATGAATTACAATCCAAAAGACGGCTTCGCTGAATATAGGGGTGAATTTTTCTACCTATTTTTAGCCGCGCTTCTTGGCGGGATGATCATGTCTTCAAGCGGTGACTTGATTACACTATTTGTCGGACTTGAACTTTTATCCATCCCTTCCTATATACTGGCGGGTATGCGCAGAAACCAACTGGCATCGAATGAATCGGCGATGAAATACGTCATCAATGGCGGGATTTCTTCAGCGATTACGCTGTTTGGGATGAGCTATGTTTATGGCCTCTCCGGCTCGACAAATTTGATTACGATTGCCAGGACGCTTAGCACTAACGCTGACAGCCAGCATATCTATCTTTTAGGACTTGCCTTCTTTATGATCTTTGTCGGCCTTTCCTTTAAGCTGGCGGCAGCGCCGTTCCATATGTGGGCTCCGGATGTTTACCAGGGGGCGCCGACGCCTGTAACGGCATTCCTGAGTGTCGTTTCAAAAGCGGCCGGCTTTATCATTCTGGTGCGAATCATGTTCACGGTATTCCTGATGGCAGTTTCCGATGGCCCCGGCACGATGCCTATCTTGTTCAAACTCCAGGATTACATCGCATTTTTAGCCGCGGCAACAATGATTATTGGAAACGTGATTGCCCTTAGGCAGCGCAATATTAAAAGGCTGTTCGCTTATTCAAGTATCGCGCATGCAGGCTATATCCTAGTTGCGTTTACTTCGCTCAATTATTTGACGTTTGATGCAATTTGGTTTTATCTTGTCGCCTACCTATTCATGAATATGGGAGCATTCGCGGTTATCCAATTGATGAGTGAAACGACAGGGTCGGAAGAAATCAAGGACTTTGCCGGCTTTTACAAAAAAGCCCCGCTCCTCGCAACGGCATTCGGCATCCTGCTCCTGTCGCTCGCCGGTTTTCCTGGCACAGCGGGTTTCATCGGCAAGGTAAATATTTTCATGAGCGCATTTTACGATAAGAGCAATCCGCACTATGTGCTTGCATCCATTATGATTGCAACGACAGTCGTATCCTATGTATATTATTTCGGCATCTTGACTCAAATGTTCTTCCGCCCGGCTGCGGACACAAAGACATTAAAAATTCCAGCTGGCATTCTGGCAACTGTCGGAATCACGGTTGTAGCCAGCATCCTGTTCGGAATTTTGCCGAATATCGCATTGGACTTCCTGCACGGCAATTTTAACGGTTTCGTCGATTTTCTTGAATAG